One Roseomonas sp. OT10 DNA window includes the following coding sequences:
- a CDS encoding peptide-methionine (S)-S-oxide reductase, whose translation MAQVGFGGGCHWCTEGVFQALRGVTQVHQGFLQSAAPADTWAEGVIVTFEPSVIGLETLSEVHLRTHSATRARSVQNKYRSAIYIFDEIQRAEADEAIRGYAAETGKPVHTLVLPFAGFKASDERYQNYYRTDPNRPFCRRYIDPKLDFIREHFSENALER comes from the coding sequence ATGGCACAGGTGGGCTTTGGAGGAGGTTGCCACTGGTGCACCGAGGGCGTTTTCCAAGCGTTGCGCGGCGTCACGCAGGTCCACCAGGGCTTTCTACAATCGGCCGCCCCGGCGGACACCTGGGCCGAGGGGGTGATTGTAACGTTCGAACCCTCCGTTATCGGACTGGAGACACTGTCCGAGGTGCACCTGCGCACACACTCCGCCACTCGTGCGCGCTCGGTTCAAAACAAGTACCGAAGCGCGATCTATATCTTCGACGAGATTCAGCGAGCCGAAGCCGATGAGGCGATACGCGGATACGCTGCGGAGACCGGCAAGCCGGTCCACACCCTCGTCCTACCATTCGCGGGCTTCAAAGCTTCGGACGAGCGATATCAGAACTATTATCGCACCGACCCGAACAGGCCTTTTTGTCGGCGATACATCGATCCCAAGCTCGACTTCATCCGCGAGCATTTTTCGGAGAACGCGCTAGAGCGTTAG
- a CDS encoding site-specific integrase → MAEPNKRAKIGKKHVADLPESSVLFDGGPGSVPGFHIRRQSGDVVSFCLLYRNEGHRQRRYTIGKAGAPWTPETAREKARILLGEITKGQDPAAERRASREAATVADLCDAYLEAAEAGTLLTARGKAKKASTLTTDRSRITAHIKPLIGSLKVRAVTTQDCRSFMAGVMQGKAAKRVATGKARGLSNVRGGKGAAARTMGLLGAIFTFAVQQDHRADNPVTGITRPADGVRYRRLSGEEYAAFAVGLKAVATPRSRQDGKQGSSMWPYAVAAARFLALTGWRMGEALALRWGDVDTITRTAWLPDSKTGRSMRPLSRAATDLLRDLGGGSSGALVFPPERGDRLMAGFPKMLERIMKEAKLEGVTAHVLRHSFASVAGDLGMSELTIGSLIGHKGVSVTAKYVHHADAVLLAAADQVADAIMEQMDGLQVSSDAD, encoded by the coding sequence ATGGCGGAACCCAACAAGCGAGCGAAAATCGGGAAGAAGCACGTCGCGGACCTACCCGAGAGCAGCGTTCTATTCGATGGCGGGCCTGGATCGGTGCCCGGCTTCCACATCCGCCGCCAGTCAGGCGACGTGGTGAGCTTCTGTCTCCTCTATCGGAATGAGGGGCACCGCCAGCGGCGCTACACAATCGGCAAGGCGGGGGCTCCATGGACCCCGGAGACGGCGCGGGAGAAGGCTCGCATCCTGCTGGGAGAGATCACCAAGGGACAGGACCCCGCTGCGGAGCGCCGGGCCTCCCGCGAGGCCGCCACCGTGGCGGACCTCTGCGACGCCTATCTGGAAGCCGCCGAAGCGGGGACCCTTCTGACCGCCAGAGGCAAGGCGAAGAAGGCTTCGACCCTCACAACCGACCGAAGCCGCATCACAGCCCATATCAAGCCGCTGATCGGCTCCTTGAAGGTGCGGGCCGTCACCACGCAGGACTGTCGCAGCTTCATGGCGGGGGTGATGCAGGGCAAGGCCGCCAAGCGTGTCGCCACCGGCAAGGCGCGGGGACTGTCCAATGTGCGGGGAGGGAAAGGGGCTGCCGCCCGCACAATGGGCCTTCTCGGAGCAATCTTCACCTTTGCCGTGCAGCAGGACCATCGGGCCGATAACCCCGTGACCGGCATCACCCGCCCCGCCGATGGCGTCCGTTATCGTCGCCTGTCCGGAGAGGAATACGCGGCGTTCGCTGTAGGGCTGAAAGCAGTGGCTACCCCGCGCTCCCGGCAGGATGGCAAGCAAGGTTCCTCCATGTGGCCTTACGCGGTGGCGGCTGCCCGTTTCCTGGCGCTGACCGGCTGGCGCATGGGAGAGGCCCTGGCGCTGCGATGGGGCGACGTTGACACGATCACCCGGACGGCTTGGCTACCTGATTCGAAGACAGGCCGCTCCATGCGTCCGCTTTCCCGCGCCGCCACTGACCTACTTCGCGATCTCGGGGGAGGATCGTCGGGCGCGCTGGTGTTCCCCCCGGAGCGGGGTGACAGACTGATGGCGGGATTCCCCAAGATGCTAGAGCGCATCATGAAGGAAGCTAAGTTGGAAGGCGTGACAGCCCATGTCCTCCGTCACTCCTTCGCTAGTGTCGCGGGGGACCTCGGCATGTCCGAACTCACCATCGGGAGCCTGATCGGTCACAAGGGCGTCAGCGTGACGGCGAAGTATGTGCATCACGCTGACGCCGTGCTTCTGGCTGCTGCGGATCAGGTGGCGGACGCCATCATGGAGCAGATGGACGGGTTGCAAGTTAGTTCTGATGCTGACTGA
- a CDS encoding Dps family protein — translation MTNSSAATVPSPSDLDENATMTVADALKIILANSYAVYLKTKNFHWHVSGPYFRDYHLLLDEQAAEILAATDAMAERARKTGNTTIRSIGDIASHQTIKDNDAEFVTPQDMLAELRADNLHMVESLRRAKEVADEAKDNATSGLIDTWTDEAERRAWFLFEVSR, via the coding sequence ATGACAAACTCCAGTGCTGCAACCGTGCCTTCACCATCTGACCTCGACGAGAACGCGACCATGACGGTCGCGGATGCGTTGAAGATCATTTTGGCGAACAGCTATGCGGTCTACCTCAAGACCAAGAACTTTCACTGGCATGTCTCGGGCCCGTACTTCAGGGACTACCATCTCCTTCTCGATGAGCAAGCTGCGGAAATCCTCGCAGCGACCGATGCGATGGCGGAGCGCGCCCGGAAGACCGGAAATACGACCATACGATCGATCGGCGATATCGCCAGCCACCAGACGATCAAGGACAACGACGCTGAGTTCGTCACGCCGCAGGACATGCTGGCGGAGCTGCGCGCCGATAATCTTCACATGGTCGAGTCGCTGCGCCGCGCAAAGGAAGTCGCCGACGAGGCGAAGGACAACGCGACCTCCGGCCTGATCGATACCTGGACCGACGAAGCGGAACGCCGAGCGTGGTTCCTTTTCGAAGTCAGCCGATAG
- a CDS encoding response regulator — translation MVKPVVLVVEDEPLLRLFATDMIEEAGFEVLQAPNASAALMTLEERLDVRVVFTDVNMPGGIDGIMLAICIRRRWPTIQIIITSGRPWPDEAVVPADIVFFAKPYRQDRVLDTVRKMAA, via the coding sequence ATGGTGAAACCCGTGGTGCTCGTCGTCGAAGACGAACCACTTCTCCGACTGTTCGCGACGGACATGATCGAGGAGGCGGGCTTCGAAGTCTTGCAGGCGCCGAATGCATCCGCCGCGCTCATGACCCTGGAGGAACGACTGGATGTGCGCGTCGTGTTCACGGACGTGAACATGCCCGGCGGGATCGATGGCATCATGCTCGCCATTTGCATCCGCCGGCGGTGGCCAACCATCCAGATCATAATCACGTCCGGGAGGCCTTGGCCTGACGAAGCCGTTGTTCCAGCGGACATTGTGTTCTTCGCCAAGCCATACCGGCAAGACCGGGTCTTGGACACGGTCCGAAAGATGGCGGCGTGA
- a CDS encoding DUF2971 domain-containing protein: MNDLTASPHVRPEIFPSSEEIERYWEFVASELKPFATTLPKTLWHYTSGEGLIGIVQSGSLFSTHISCLNDSAELNYASNLLLQSLKMRASQHYPQSPKSVLHTVIDTPSKVSSSIISPFFVACFTENGDDLSQWRGYGGGEGGYAIGFEPSWLLQGFLHDPKVIYKMSYDHEQHRHLADRVALHTETYFQNGLDIRPGVSPRDWAEAFLPIWVNAITQLGPVVKHPSFYGENEWRFVHRLRSEDRSQLVFRQRRSMMARHFPLRFPPPDQRECNILPINHIRVGPSRHKEVSLISVQDLLLSSGYEDRVTVDMSPIPFQSL; this comes from the coding sequence TTGAACGATCTGACTGCCTCGCCTCATGTGCGGCCCGAAATATTTCCTTCCTCGGAGGAAATAGAAAGATACTGGGAATTTGTCGCATCAGAGTTGAAACCTTTTGCCACAACCCTTCCCAAAACCCTATGGCATTACACTAGTGGCGAGGGTTTGATAGGAATCGTCCAGTCCGGCTCATTGTTTTCAACGCATATTTCGTGCTTGAATGACAGCGCAGAGCTAAATTACGCCAGCAATTTATTACTGCAATCGCTAAAAATGCGCGCGAGCCAGCACTACCCGCAATCACCAAAATCAGTTCTACACACAGTTATCGACACCCCATCAAAAGTCAGCAGCTCAATTATCAGCCCGTTTTTTGTCGCTTGCTTTACTGAGAATGGTGATGATCTGTCTCAATGGCGCGGATACGGCGGGGGCGAGGGTGGATACGCGATAGGCTTTGAGCCCAGTTGGCTACTGCAAGGTTTTTTACACGATCCAAAGGTTATCTATAAAATGTCATACGATCATGAACAACACAGACATTTAGCTGATCGTGTGGCGCTTCATACCGAAACTTATTTTCAGAATGGGCTTGATATTCGCCCTGGCGTCTCGCCAAGAGACTGGGCCGAAGCATTTCTTCCAATATGGGTCAATGCTATCACTCAACTTGGTCCTGTAGTAAAACATCCATCTTTCTATGGAGAGAACGAATGGCGCTTTGTGCATCGCCTTAGATCAGAAGATCGCTCGCAATTGGTTTTTCGGCAACGACGCTCTATGATGGCAAGGCATTTTCCGTTGCGGTTTCCGCCACCGGATCAGCGGGAATGCAATATTCTGCCCATAAATCACATTCGAGTTGGCCCCTCCCGCCATAAAGAAGTCTCATTAATTAGTGTCCAAGATTTACTACTTTCCTCAGGTTACGAAGATCGCGTAACCGTCGATATGTCACCCATTCCATTTCAGTCATTATGA
- a CDS encoding DUF427 domain-containing protein, whose product MVSAVWNDVTLAVSDETMVVDGNHYFPPHSVDRQYLEPSEHTSVCPVKGTAQYFHLRVGDRRNANAAWTYADPSPAAHSIKDHIAFWKGVNVA is encoded by the coding sequence TTGGTCTCAGCAGTTTGGAACGATGTCACCCTCGCGGTAAGCGACGAGACTATGGTTGTGGATGGAAACCATTATTTCCCGCCTCACTCGGTTGACCGGCAGTATCTGGAACCGAGCGAGCACACGTCTGTCTGTCCCGTGAAGGGGACGGCCCAATACTTCCATCTCCGGGTCGGGGACCGGCGCAACGCAAACGCTGCGTGGACCTATGCCGACCCTTCTCCGGCGGCCCATTCCATCAAGGATCACATCGCCTTCTGGAAAGGCGTCAACGTCGCGTAG
- a CDS encoding alpha/beta fold hydrolase — translation MAPNDVQTQFLQTEGGRIAFDDTGGTGPLVVGIPGMGDLRSEYRLIKPMLQHAGCRVVTMDVRGFGQSSPEWSDYSARAVGRDAVAILRQLADGPAVIMGNSFAAGSALWAAKEAPSHVNGVVLLGPIVRDLPFTTIQKLVLGLGFAGPWRTWFWTTYWSSLFPTKPAPDHAEVKAAIAANLREPKRMQALLTMLSLSKSDTAAILDEISVPSLIVMGTKDPDFTDPVEEARSLASRLHAETMIVEGAGHYPHVEMANDVGQRIIAFVRQLDKSGPAVVPLRRS, via the coding sequence ATGGCGCCTAACGATGTGCAGACCCAGTTCCTTCAGACAGAGGGCGGTAGGATAGCCTTCGACGATACGGGTGGAACCGGACCTCTCGTCGTAGGCATCCCAGGAATGGGAGACCTGCGCTCCGAGTATCGGCTCATCAAGCCCATGCTGCAGCATGCGGGATGCCGAGTGGTGACGATGGACGTCCGCGGATTCGGCCAATCGTCGCCGGAGTGGTCGGATTACTCCGCGCGAGCGGTCGGCCGTGACGCCGTCGCCATCCTCCGACAGTTGGCTGACGGGCCAGCCGTGATCATGGGCAACTCGTTCGCAGCCGGCTCCGCGCTTTGGGCTGCCAAGGAAGCTCCTAGTCACGTCAACGGGGTGGTGCTGCTCGGTCCGATCGTTCGCGATCTTCCCTTCACGACGATCCAGAAACTTGTCCTTGGGCTCGGATTCGCGGGGCCATGGCGAACCTGGTTCTGGACCACTTACTGGAGCAGCCTATTCCCGACGAAACCGGCGCCGGATCATGCTGAGGTAAAAGCGGCGATTGCTGCAAACCTCAGGGAGCCAAAGCGCATGCAGGCTCTCTTGACGATGCTCTCATTGTCGAAGTCCGACACCGCAGCGATCTTGGACGAGATCTCTGTGCCGAGCCTCATCGTCATGGGCACAAAGGATCCCGACTTCACGGACCCTGTCGAAGAAGCCCGAAGCTTGGCTTCGAGGCTCCATGCCGAAACCATGATTGTCGAGGGCGCTGGGCACTACCCTCATGTCGAAATGGCGAACGATGTCGGACAGCGGATCATCGCGTTCGTCCGCCAGCTCGATAAGTCTGGCCCGGCCGTTGTGCCTTTGCGCAGGAGCTAA
- the grxC gene encoding glutaredoxin 3 → MKPEVLIYTTSWCPFCRRAKALLKEKGVAFTELDIEADPAHRKAMIESSGRSTVPQIFINETHVGGSDDLVALDADGSLDKLLAGQTTAN, encoded by the coding sequence ATGAAGCCTGAAGTCCTCATCTACACCACGAGTTGGTGCCCGTTCTGCCGTCGTGCGAAGGCGCTCCTCAAAGAGAAGGGCGTGGCATTCACTGAGCTTGATATCGAAGCCGATCCTGCACACCGGAAGGCGATGATCGAGTCGTCGGGGCGAAGCACCGTGCCGCAGATCTTCATCAACGAGACGCATGTCGGCGGCTCCGACGATCTCGTTGCGCTCGATGCAGATGGCTCGCTCGACAAGCTGCTTGCCGGACAAACCACGGCAAACTGA
- a CDS encoding sensor histidine kinase, whose product MSLSADRTDFGAAQRARALADLMVLDTPDEQAFDDLVFVAAKACDVPIALITLLDTDRQWFKAKYGLEVCETEIEHSVCRIEIDQGDLLEIVDLTNDARTKRNPLVTGVRHFRAYAGAPLVLRSGAIVGRLCVIDTVPRPEGLSEMEKAMLQALARLASENLELRRIAKASERLTALQTALVEIGETIRSSHDTAEMASATAAIVGRTLSADRAGFGSVNEDVDTIDVETDWTAPGAVSIAGRHRLDEYGNLREPLVVGDPLVVWDALTDDRTLHNLESAMRVGVRSLVDMPVRDRGKTIAVFFVHSAHPRPWPAEEISFLRSAADRLEAGVARHRTEQQQLIVNGEIAHRLKNMLTMVQAIASQTLRSVTDREAVYAFERRLMALSAAHDALHQMSWTQADLQAVAATVIDAIGFSDRVDMSGPAVALGPRAALSFSLIVHELLTNACKYGALTSDDGHVSLSWDVEVGQDDDLLRVTWRERGGPPVVPPTHRGFGSKLINIGLVGTGGVDVRYEPAGLTADLHASMRHLVQG is encoded by the coding sequence GTGAGCCTGAGCGCTGACAGAACCGATTTCGGGGCGGCACAGCGGGCGCGGGCGCTTGCAGACCTCATGGTGCTCGACACACCGGATGAGCAAGCCTTCGACGATCTCGTTTTTGTCGCCGCAAAGGCCTGTGACGTTCCCATCGCGCTCATCACCCTGCTGGATACTGACCGGCAATGGTTCAAAGCCAAGTACGGGCTTGAGGTATGCGAGACGGAGATCGAACACTCGGTCTGTCGGATCGAGATCGATCAAGGCGATCTTCTAGAGATCGTCGATCTCACAAATGATGCGCGGACCAAGCGCAATCCGCTCGTCACGGGCGTCCGGCACTTTCGCGCCTACGCTGGCGCGCCGCTCGTCCTGCGATCGGGAGCGATCGTGGGTCGGCTGTGCGTCATCGATACCGTTCCGCGGCCTGAAGGGCTCAGCGAGATGGAAAAGGCGATGCTGCAAGCCCTTGCCCGTCTCGCCAGCGAAAATCTCGAACTCCGCCGGATCGCAAAGGCCAGTGAGCGCCTCACAGCCCTGCAGACAGCCTTGGTCGAAATCGGCGAGACCATTCGGAGCAGCCACGATACGGCAGAGATGGCTTCGGCGACCGCCGCCATTGTCGGCCGAACGCTCTCCGCTGACCGAGCCGGGTTCGGATCCGTCAACGAGGACGTCGATACGATTGACGTCGAAACCGATTGGACGGCCCCGGGGGCGGTGAGCATTGCCGGGCGCCACCGTCTCGACGAGTACGGGAACTTGCGCGAGCCGCTCGTCGTTGGCGACCCTCTCGTTGTGTGGGACGCCCTGACCGACGATCGCACTCTGCACAATCTCGAGAGCGCAATGCGGGTCGGCGTTCGGTCGCTGGTCGACATGCCGGTTCGAGATCGTGGCAAAACCATCGCCGTTTTCTTCGTTCATTCGGCGCATCCCCGACCTTGGCCCGCAGAGGAAATCTCGTTCCTACGAAGTGCGGCAGACCGGCTCGAGGCAGGCGTCGCGAGGCATCGTACCGAGCAGCAGCAACTCATAGTGAACGGCGAAATCGCTCACCGCCTGAAGAACATGCTTACCATGGTGCAGGCCATCGCGAGCCAAACGCTGCGAAGCGTCACCGATCGCGAAGCGGTCTACGCCTTCGAGCGTCGGCTGATGGCTCTGAGCGCGGCGCACGACGCCTTGCACCAAATGAGTTGGACACAAGCTGATCTACAAGCTGTCGCAGCGACAGTGATCGACGCGATCGGGTTCTCAGATCGGGTCGACATGAGTGGGCCGGCGGTGGCGCTGGGACCACGAGCGGCGCTCTCGTTTTCCCTCATCGTCCACGAGTTGCTGACAAACGCCTGCAAATACGGCGCGCTGACCAGTGACGACGGCCACGTCTCGCTGTCGTGGGATGTCGAAGTCGGCCAGGACGACGACCTTCTGCGCGTAACATGGCGAGAACGGGGTGGGCCTCCGGTTGTGCCGCCAACTCACCGAGGCTTTGGATCGAAGCTGATCAACATCGGCCTGGTCGGCACCGGAGGTGTCGATGTTCGCTACGAGCCCGCCGGGTTAACGGCCGATCTGCACGCCTCCATGCGTCACCTGGTTCAAGGTTGA
- a CDS encoding nuclear transport factor 2 family protein → MPNAEVTQDRIAVATDYFRKIDSGDPTILDILTDDVVTYFPKFGVGYGKAEFMEVAKGLLGSLQRIEHDFDRMTFHVAGDHVIVEGFEGGVMADGTAWPVEGRSEGRFANVFEFDGALIKRVFIYVDPDFASANDAGFLWGRNVRLTR, encoded by the coding sequence GTGCCGAATGCAGAGGTGACCCAAGACCGCATCGCCGTCGCCACCGACTATTTCCGGAAAATCGACAGTGGCGATCCCACCATCCTCGACATTCTGACTGACGATGTCGTGACGTACTTCCCGAAGTTCGGAGTTGGATATGGCAAAGCCGAATTCATGGAAGTCGCCAAGGGTCTGTTGGGGTCGCTTCAGCGGATCGAGCACGATTTCGATCGCATGACCTTCCACGTAGCCGGCGACCACGTGATTGTGGAAGGCTTTGAAGGTGGCGTTATGGCTGACGGCACGGCGTGGCCGGTTGAAGGCCGGTCCGAAGGCCGTTTCGCCAACGTATTCGAGTTCGACGGCGCGCTTATCAAGCGTGTTTTCATCTACGTGGACCCGGACTTCGCTAGCGCTAATGACGCGGGGTTTCTTTGGGGCCGCAACGTCAGACTGACGCGATGA
- a CDS encoding NADP-dependent oxidoreductase: MKAIRFHEFGAPHVLRYEEAPTPVTKPGEVLVRVKAAGLNPPDWYLREGYKALPPEWRPSVTFPAIPGSDVSGIVEKVADDVTAFSVGDEVFGMIRFPSFGESLGYAEYVSAPASDLAAKPRHLDHIHAAAVPMSGLTAWQFLIELGHNEQNPLQPERHSPVPLAGKSVMINGAAGGVGHLALQLAKHEGARVIAVASTRHEAFLRELGADEFIDYTKTKPEDDVRDIDLVVDAVGGPASGRFLRTIRRGGALFPIFPLGFAGHDEAADRGVTVSATQVRSSGDQLAKLARLLDSGEVRVAVDSTYPLSEAAVAHERAEAGHIQGKIVLAVGDAIADQSGQAGVPSAQWPPRMRGH, encoded by the coding sequence ATGAAAGCGATCCGCTTCCATGAGTTCGGCGCTCCTCATGTCCTTCGCTATGAGGAGGCGCCGACACCTGTGACAAAGCCGGGAGAGGTGCTCGTCCGTGTAAAAGCGGCAGGCCTCAACCCGCCCGACTGGTATCTCCGCGAGGGATACAAGGCTCTGCCGCCCGAGTGGCGGCCGTCGGTGACATTCCCCGCCATACCCGGCTCGGATGTCTCCGGGATCGTCGAGAAGGTCGCTGACGATGTGACGGCGTTCTCGGTCGGCGATGAAGTTTTTGGAATGATCCGCTTTCCCAGTTTCGGCGAGAGCTTGGGATACGCCGAGTATGTTTCCGCGCCTGCTTCCGACCTTGCGGCCAAGCCCCGACACCTGGACCACATTCATGCAGCCGCCGTTCCCATGTCGGGGCTGACCGCTTGGCAGTTCCTGATCGAGCTAGGCCATAACGAGCAGAACCCGCTGCAGCCCGAGCGCCACAGCCCGGTCCCGTTGGCTGGGAAGAGCGTTATGATCAACGGGGCTGCGGGCGGTGTCGGTCATCTGGCATTGCAGTTGGCAAAGCACGAAGGCGCGCGTGTCATCGCCGTCGCTTCAACCCGGCACGAAGCGTTCCTTCGCGAACTGGGCGCCGACGAGTTCATCGACTACACGAAGACTAAACCCGAAGACGATGTGCGCGACATCGATCTTGTCGTCGATGCCGTCGGCGGTCCGGCCTCCGGCCGCTTCCTTCGGACCATACGTCGTGGCGGTGCGCTGTTCCCGATCTTTCCCCTTGGCTTTGCCGGACATGACGAGGCTGCCGACCGAGGAGTGACCGTTTCGGCGACGCAGGTGCGTTCCAGCGGCGATCAGTTGGCCAAGCTAGCTCGCTTGCTCGACAGCGGTGAGGTCCGCGTCGCCGTCGATAGCACATATCCCCTTTCCGAAGCGGCCGTCGCTCACGAACGCGCAGAGGCAGGCCATATCCAGGGCAAGATCGTCCTCGCCGTCGGTGACGCCATCGCCGATCAGAGCGGCCAAGCGGGCGTGCCGTCAGCGCAGTGGCCGCCCCGCATGAGGGGGCACTGA
- a CDS encoding thiolase family protein, with protein MSRFAEPVFIAAGLRTPFGRGGGALANYDAVSLSVPVVEEMAKLAEPDLTIWGTVIPNLGWSNIAREIWLDGKLNPNVPAFSVVLACSTSMTASFAAAGMLGGGLNLILVGGSEVMSRPSLALTAEASKRLTDLFAQDPAAALAALGALTPQDYVLPTKGWANRLTGRTMGDHMEETAKAWRISREAQDDWALKSHQRAVAGWNGGFFDDLVISLPELSRDANPRADTSAERLSGLKPAFDRESGMGSLTAGNSSPITDGAAGCWVSNEEGLKRLPDGTPYARIIDYEVSAVDLRTEGLLMAPSYAIPRLLARHHLGFADIALWEIHEAFAAQVLANVAAITDPNWVRDKAGVSEEMGNFDWDRVNPNGGSVAIGHPFGATGARDLSQAVKELWAMPVGSRGIVSICADGGQGTVALLERV; from the coding sequence GTGAGCCGCTTCGCCGAACCAGTTTTCATAGCCGCAGGCTTGCGGACACCATTCGGTCGTGGCGGAGGAGCGCTGGCAAATTATGACGCGGTCTCGTTGTCAGTGCCAGTCGTTGAAGAAATGGCGAAGCTTGCGGAGCCCGATCTGACGATCTGGGGAACCGTCATCCCGAACCTGGGCTGGAGCAACATCGCTCGCGAAATCTGGCTGGACGGGAAGCTCAACCCCAACGTTCCAGCATTCTCCGTAGTCCTAGCGTGCTCGACCAGCATGACCGCGAGCTTCGCCGCAGCCGGGATGCTCGGCGGCGGGCTCAACCTGATACTGGTCGGCGGGTCTGAGGTCATGAGCCGACCATCGCTCGCTCTCACCGCTGAGGCATCTAAACGACTCACCGATCTCTTCGCGCAGGATCCGGCCGCAGCACTTGCCGCCCTGGGGGCGTTGACCCCTCAAGACTATGTGCTCCCCACGAAGGGCTGGGCCAACCGCCTTACGGGCAGGACGATGGGCGATCACATGGAGGAGACCGCCAAGGCGTGGCGCATCTCGCGTGAGGCTCAGGATGACTGGGCTCTAAAAAGCCACCAGCGCGCCGTCGCCGGCTGGAACGGCGGCTTCTTCGATGACCTCGTGATCTCGTTGCCGGAGCTTTCCCGCGATGCGAACCCGCGCGCGGACACATCCGCCGAACGTCTATCCGGTTTGAAGCCCGCCTTCGATCGTGAGAGCGGAATGGGTAGCCTGACAGCCGGCAACAGCTCCCCCATCACGGATGGGGCGGCCGGCTGTTGGGTGTCCAACGAGGAGGGTCTGAAGAGGCTGCCCGATGGCACGCCCTATGCGCGGATAATCGACTACGAAGTCTCGGCGGTCGACCTGCGCACGGAGGGGCTGCTGATGGCGCCGTCCTATGCCATTCCACGACTTCTGGCGCGCCATCACCTTGGCTTCGCCGACATCGCACTTTGGGAAATCCACGAGGCGTTCGCGGCACAGGTGCTGGCCAACGTCGCGGCCATTACTGATCCGAACTGGGTCCGAGACAAGGCCGGTGTTTCGGAGGAGATGGGCAACTTCGATTGGGATCGCGTCAATCCCAACGGCGGCTCGGTAGCCATCGGACATCCCTTCGGCGCGACCGGCGCGCGCGATCTCAGCCAAGCTGTGAAAGAGCTATGGGCCATGCCGGTCGGATCTCGCGGGATCGTCAGCATCTGCGCCGATGGTGGTCAAGGCACTGTCGCCCTCCTCGAACGCGTCTGA
- a CDS encoding SDR family NAD(P)-dependent oxidoreductase translates to MSKVLDGKVAIITGGSRGLGAVLAATLADQGADIAITYAASADKAESVAEVVRAKGVRALAIRCDQADTSAAKPMVEQVVAELGKLDILINNAAIAVQGKLVDDPTLDSAAFDRQWMVNVMGTVAITRAAAQKISDGGRIVFIGSGLGTRAIVPGIADYAGTKAAIAGYARGVQRDLGPRNITVNVVQPGIMPTDMTGEVAENFPQAVIDMHPIRRIATIEEVAGAVSYLVSPAASYTAGAVIDVSGGVLV, encoded by the coding sequence ATGTCGAAAGTTTTGGACGGCAAAGTCGCTATCATCACGGGTGGCTCTCGAGGCCTTGGCGCCGTGCTGGCGGCGACGCTCGCCGATCAGGGAGCCGATATTGCTATCACCTACGCTGCGTCGGCCGATAAAGCCGAGTCCGTCGCCGAGGTGGTGAGGGCCAAAGGCGTTCGCGCTCTCGCAATTCGATGCGATCAAGCGGATACGTCCGCCGCCAAGCCGATGGTCGAGCAGGTCGTAGCTGAACTCGGCAAGCTCGACATCTTGATCAACAACGCCGCAATCGCCGTCCAAGGAAAATTGGTTGACGATCCGACGCTCGATTCCGCCGCGTTCGACAGGCAGTGGATGGTCAATGTCATGGGCACCGTGGCGATCACGCGTGCGGCGGCGCAGAAAATCTCTGACGGTGGCCGCATTGTCTTCATCGGTTCCGGCCTGGGCACCCGAGCGATCGTGCCGGGAATTGCCGACTACGCAGGAACCAAGGCAGCGATCGCAGGATATGCCCGTGGGGTGCAACGCGATCTTGGCCCACGCAACATTACCGTCAACGTGGTCCAACCTGGCATCATGCCAACCGACATGACCGGGGAAGTTGCTGAGAATTTTCCGCAGGCCGTCATCGATATGCATCCCATCCGTCGGATCGCCACGATTGAGGAAGTGGCGGGCGCCGTCAGTTACCTCGTTAGTCCCGCTGCAAGCTACACAGCTGGCGCGGTGATAGATGTGTCAGGGGGCGTCCTGGTCTGA